Genomic DNA from Niallia circulans:
TGAATACTTAAGGCAATTTAATCCTCGCTGTTCTATCTGCTATAATAGGGAAAAAACTGTTGGGAGCAAAACCATATGAGAAAAAGATGGAGCCTGTTCGCTACCATTATGACACTTATCAGTGCTGTCGTCATTTTCTCTCTACTAATGACAGATATATTGATAAGCAATCTGCTGAATGATCATACCAAAAACAGCCTTGAGGAAAAGGCGTTAATGATAGCCAGAGTTATGGCAAAAACAGAGCTTGTGACAGATGCTCTTGAAGGAGATGAAGCTGCTCTTAATAAGATACAAGCTTATACAAGTGACATACAGGAGCAAAATGGAGTAGAATTTATCGTAATTCTAAATATGGACGGAATTCGCTTAACACATCCAGATGTCCGAAAAATAGGAAAGAAGTTTCAGGGCGGTGACGAGACTGAAGCAATGTCAGGAGAAGAGCACACAAGCACTTCAGAAGGAACATTAGGGAAGTCCTTGCGGGCCCTTACCCCGATTTATTCAGATGATGGAACACAGATTGGTGTAGCGGCAGTTGGGATTTCGCTTGCTAAGGTCAATGAAGTATTGTCTGAAGGCAAATGGATTATTGTATATGGATCATTACTGGGGTTAATTGCAGGCATTGTTGGTGCTTACATTCTGGCGAGCTATATTAAAAGAGTGATGTTTAACCTTGAACCAGCCGCTATCGCTAAACTGCTCCAAGAGAGAAGCGCGGTCATCAATTCTGTCAGAGAGGGCATTATAGCAGTAGATATGCAAGGGAATATTACGCTTGTGAACCAGTCGGCCATCGATTATTTACAAAAGCTTGGATTGAACACAAACCCAATCGGCTTACCAATAAGCAGCTATATTCCTTCCAAAGGACTTGATCGTGTTTTGGCAAAAGGAGAGGAGCAGCTTGATGAGGAGCTGACTATAAATGGCACAACAATCCTTGTTAACAGGGTGCCAGTTAAAGTCGATAAAACAATAGTCGGCGCATTGTCCACCTTTAGAGACAAGACTGAAATAAAGCAATTATCCGATCAGCTTTCAGGTGTAAAAACATATGCAGAAGCATTACGGGCACAATCCCATGAATTTATGAATCGTATGCAAGTTATCATCGGCATGCTTCATATGAAAAATTACGACAGGCTCAAGGAATATCTTGATGATATAGTCGATCAGCAAAGCGGAGATATTTCTGCGATTACAAGTAATATTAAAGATCCTGTTATAGCAGGACTTCTTCTCGGAAAGCTAAGTTATGCAAGAGAAAAAGGAGCAGTTTTGAATATTAGTATTATGACAGTTGTTCCTGAATTAACGGCAGCAGTTTCATACGAAATTATAACGATACTAGGGAATTTACTGGATAATGCTTTAGATGCAGTCGAAAACAGTTCAACAAAGGAAATTGAATTAAAGTTTGCTAAGACCGGTGGAATGATTGAAATGATAGTGAAGGATACAGGTAAAGGGATAACAATAGAGGAAGAGGCTTATATCTTTGAAAAGGGCATTTCCTCAAAGGGAGAGAACCGCGGCTTCGGTCTTTATTTGGTCAGTGAGAGCTTGCGAAAGCTGAACGGAAAGATAGAGTTGGAAAGTGTTCCTGATAAAGGGACAACATTTAAAGCAAGTATCCCATATGTAAAGGAGGAAAACGGAAGGTGATTTCGGTATTAATTGTAGAAGATGATCCAATGGTGGCTGAATTTAACAAGCAGTTCCTGCAAGAGCTGAATGGCTTTAAAATCGGCGGTGTTGCCAATAATGTGGATGATGCGATAGAGATAATAAAGAGGGAAAGCATCGATTTAGTACTACTTGATGTGTTTATGCCTGGAAAAAGCGGACTGGAGTTTCTTTCCTACATACGGGAACTGAACGAAAACATGGATGTCATCCTTATAACAGCCGCATCTGACATGGACCATATCCAAACAGCGCTTCGCTTAGGAGCAATCGATTATATCATTAAACCATTTAAATTTGAGCGTTTTAAGGAATCATTGATGAATTACGTCCAAAAGAAGGAGTTTATGAAAGAGCAAACGAAGGTCAGCCAAAGTATATTAGATGAGCAAATTCTGAACCGTGACCAAAAAGGTGCAAGAGCAGAATTGCCGAAAGGGTTGACAAAAGAAACATTGAAGATTGTCTGGGCGGCAATAGAACTACAGCAGGAGCAAGAGTTCACGACAGATATCATCGCAGACGAAACAAAGATATCAAGAGTTTCAGTAAGAAAATACCTCAATTTTCTTAACGAGCAGGATATCATTAAAGTAAGACTGACATACGGAAGCATCGGCAGACCAGTTAACGTTTATTATACGAACCCAAAAAGGATTGGCTGGCTTGAGCAGTTTTTGTGATTAGTAGGTGAAAGCAGTCTTGGTTGTCTGCTGGTAAGGAAAGGGGATATTGATTTCCGCTTTAGTGCTACGTTGCGCCCGAGGAAGTACAGGAAAGTTTGCTTTTAGTCTCGGCTGTTTTCCTAATGTAAGTAGACGTTTCTTCTATCCGTTCCAATCTATTTATTGTTTAAATGGAGTTCATTCTTATTGAATAGATTAGAGGCTGCAATTAGTTTGCAGTATAAGAGAAGAGGCTGGGACATAAGTAAGTGAATCTGTATAAAATCCGAACTATTTAATCATCAATCAACGATTAAATAGTTCGGCTTTTTTGTGTTTTTAAGTTTTGATACACTGATTAGAAAACTTAGTGGAATGGAGCGGAGGTCACTCGACTCCTGCGGGAAATAGAGGACGCTTTAGACCCCGCAGGCGAAGACGAGCGCGCAATGAAACGAACTAATTTTAAACCCAAATTCTATTTAGTCACGTGTTTCATTTTTTAAATTTAGATGTAATTTTATTATTCGTGTTTAGAAAGGTTATCTTTTGTTTTGTCCCAGCCTCTTTTCTATTTACTGTTGTCGGTTTAAAGACATTGATTAAAAACCTGTACTATTTTACAAAAACCGCTTTCTCGTATCCTTCGTCGGCAGCATACAATGCTCCCTTTTGCCAAACCATTTATATCTATTTTTAGCGACATAATTATAGAGCGGATCTCTTAGAAA
This window encodes:
- the dcuS gene encoding DcuS/MalK family sensor histidine kinase, with amino-acid sequence MRKRWSLFATIMTLISAVVIFSLLMTDILISNLLNDHTKNSLEEKALMIARVMAKTELVTDALEGDEAALNKIQAYTSDIQEQNGVEFIVILNMDGIRLTHPDVRKIGKKFQGGDETEAMSGEEHTSTSEGTLGKSLRALTPIYSDDGTQIGVAAVGISLAKVNEVLSEGKWIIVYGSLLGLIAGIVGAYILASYIKRVMFNLEPAAIAKLLQERSAVINSVREGIIAVDMQGNITLVNQSAIDYLQKLGLNTNPIGLPISSYIPSKGLDRVLAKGEEQLDEELTINGTTILVNRVPVKVDKTIVGALSTFRDKTEIKQLSDQLSGVKTYAEALRAQSHEFMNRMQVIIGMLHMKNYDRLKEYLDDIVDQQSGDISAITSNIKDPVIAGLLLGKLSYAREKGAVLNISIMTVVPELTAAVSYEIITILGNLLDNALDAVENSSTKEIELKFAKTGGMIEMIVKDTGKGITIEEEAYIFEKGISSKGENRGFGLYLVSESLRKLNGKIELESVPDKGTTFKASIPYVKEENGR
- a CDS encoding response regulator, coding for MISVLIVEDDPMVAEFNKQFLQELNGFKIGGVANNVDDAIEIIKRESIDLVLLDVFMPGKSGLEFLSYIRELNENMDVILITAASDMDHIQTALRLGAIDYIIKPFKFERFKESLMNYVQKKEFMKEQTKVSQSILDEQILNRDQKGARAELPKGLTKETLKIVWAAIELQQEQEFTTDIIADETKISRVSVRKYLNFLNEQDIIKVRLTYGSIGRPVNVYYTNPKRIGWLEQFL